GGACGGCAAGACCACCTGGGCCTGCATAACAGGCGGCTTCGCGGAAATTGCCGACAACCGCGTGCAGGTTCTGGTCGACACGGCGGAACTGGCCGACGAAATCGATATCGATCGGGCCGAGGCCGCTTTCCGCCGGGCCCAGCAGCGGCTGGAACTGGCGAAAAAAGGCACCAACGTCAACATCGCGCGGGCGGAAGCCGCGTTGCAGCGGGCCTTTTCCAGGTTGCAGGCGGCGAAACTGCGGTAGCGAAAACAGCTGTGATACCGTTGCGGGGCCGGAAGACCGTCTTCCGGCCCCGCCGTTATTTTCGGCAGGATGCGCGGGATCACCCGCCGTGACCGCCGGACCGCGGTATCCCGCCCCACGTAAGCCCGTTCTGTCCATTGCCGTTCCCGCTGCCTTCTGATATGACTGGCGGGTTATAACGAGTCCTTATCCACCGGAGAATTCCATGGCCAAAAAACCTTCCACATCCCCCGCGGACATGCGCCTTGAGGCGCTCAACACCGCCCTTTCCACCATTGAACGCAAGTACGGGCAAGGCTCGATCATGAAACTGTCCGATGACGTTCATGTCGCCATACCGGTCATCCCGACCGGGTCCATCGGCCTTGACCTGGCCCTCGGGGTCGGCGGCATCCCGCGCGGCCGGGTGACGGAAATATACGGGCCTGAATCTTCGGGTAAAACCACCCTGACCCTGCACATCATCGCGGAAGCCCAGAAGCTTGGCGGCATCTGCGCGTTCATCGACGCCGAACACGCGCTGGATATCAAATACGCCTCCCGCCTCGGCGTCAAGACCGACGAACTGCTCGTCTCCCAACCGGACTACGGCGAGCAAGCCTTGGAAATAGCGGACATGCTGGTGCGCTCCGCTGCGGTGGACCTGGTGGTCATCGACTCCGTGGCCGCCCTTATCCCCCAG
The DNA window shown above is from uncultured delta proteobacterium and carries:
- the atpC gene encoding ATP synthase epsilon chain; the encoded protein is MGRLQLEIVTPDRVVLKTEADYVSLPGVEGDFGVLPGHIPFFAALRIGCMHFEVDGKTTWACITGGFAEIADNRVQVLVDTAELADEIDIDRAEAAFRRAQQRLELAKKGTNVNIARAEAALQRAFSRLQAAKLR